In Cicer arietinum cultivar CDC Frontier isolate Library 1 chromosome 7, Cicar.CDCFrontier_v2.0, whole genome shotgun sequence, a single window of DNA contains:
- the LOC101498109 gene encoding cullin-1-like: protein MSMSERKTIDLDQGWDFMHRGIMKLKNILEGLPEPQFSPEDYMMLYTTIYNMCTQKPPNDYSQQLYDKYKEAFEEYIVSTVLPSLREKHDEFMLRELVKRWANHKIMVRWLSRFFHYLDRYFIARRSLPPLNEVGLACFRDLVYKELHGKMRDAIISLIDQEREGEQIDRALLKNVLDIFVEIGMGKMDQYENDFEAAMLQDSSAYYSRKASNWILEDSCPDYMLKAEECLKREKDRVAHYLHSSSEPKLLEKVQHELLSVYASQLLEKEHSGCHALLRDDKVDDLSRMFRLFSKIPRGLDPVSSIFKQHVTAEGMTLVKHAEDAASNKKADKKDIVGAQEQVFVRNVIELHDKYLAYVNSCFQNHTLFHKALKEAFEVFCNKGVAGNSSAELLATFCDNILKKGGSEKLSDEAIEETLEKVVKLLAYISDKDLFAEFYRKKLARRLLFDKSANDDHERSILTKLKQQCGGQFTSKMEGMVTDLTLAKENQTSFEDYLHNNRNADPGIDLTVTVLTTGFWPSYKSFDLNLPAEMVRCVEVFKEFYQTKTKHRKLTWIYSLGTCNISGKFDPKTVELVVTTYQASTLLLFNSSDRLSYSEIMTQLNLLDEDVIRLLHSLSCAKYKILIKEPNTKTISPTDYFEFNSKFTDKMRRIKIPLPPVDEKKKVIEDVDKDRRYAIDASIVRIMKSRKVLGYQQLVMECVEQLGRMFKPDVKAIKKRIEDLISRDYLERDKENPNMFKYLA from the exons ATGTCAATGAGTGAGCGGAAAACTATCGACCTAGACCAAGGATGGGATTTTATGCATAGGGGTATCATGAAGCTCAAGAACATTCTAGAAGGTTTGCCTGAACCTCAATTCAGTCCTGAAGATTACATGATGCTCTATAC GACCATCTATAACATGTGCACTCAAAAGCCTCCTAATGATTATTCCCAACAACTGTATGACAAGTACAAGGAAGCATTTGAAGAGTACATCGTATCAACT GTATTACCATCTTTGAGAGAAAAACATGATGAATTTATGTTAAGAGAACTTGTGAAGAGATGGGCAAACCATAAAATTATGGTGAGGTGGCTTTCTCGCTTCTTTCACTATTTGGACCGCTACTTTATTGCCCGGAGATCACTTCCACCCCTTAATGAAGTTGGGTTGGCTTGCTTCCGTGATTTG GTTTACAAGGAACTACATGGGAAAATGAGAGATGCAATTATTTCACTT ATTGATCAAGAACGCGAGGGAGAGCAGATTGATCGAGCTCTATTAAAGAATGTATTAGATatatttgttgaaattggaaTGGGGAAAATGGACCAATATGAGAATGATTTTGAAGCTGCCATGCTCCAAGATTCTTCTGCTTATTATTCTCGAAAGGCTTCAAATTGGATCCTGGAAGATTCTTGTCCTGATTATATGCTCAAG GCTGAGGAGTGCTTAAAACGGGAGAAAGACAGGGTTGCTCATTACTTGCACTCTAGTAGTGAGCCAAAGTTATTGGAG AAAGTTCAACATGAACTGTTGTCTGTGTATGCAAGTCAACTCCTCGAGAAAGAGCACTCAGGATGTCATGCTCTACTTAGAGATGATAAG GTTGACGACTTATCAAGGATGTTTAGGctattttctaaaatacccCGTGGCTTGGATCCTGTTTCTAGTATATTTAAGCAG cATGTTACTGCCGAAGGCATGACATTGGTGAAGCATGCTGAAGATGCAGCTAGTAACAAAAAG GCAGATAAAAAGGATATTGTTGGTGCGCAGGAGCAG GTTTTTGTTCGGAATGTGATTGAGCTGCATGACAAGTACCTGGCATATGTGAACTCATGCTTCCAGAATCACACTCTTTTCCACAAG GCTCTTAAAGAGGCTTTTGAAGTCTTTTGCAACAAAGGTGTTGCTGGAAACTCTAGTGCTGAACTTCTTGCCACTTTTTGTGATAACATTCTCAAGAAAGGAGGAAGTGAGAAATTGAGTGATGAAGCAATTGAAGAAACTCTTGAAAAG GTGGTAAAGTTGCTCGCCTATATTAGTGACAAAGACTTGTTTGCTGAGTTCTATAG GAAGAAGCTTGCTCGAAGGCTTCTTTTTGACAAGAGTGCCAATGATGATCACGAGAGAAGCATTTTGACGAAATTGAAGCAACAGTGTGGTGGACAGTTTACCTCAAAGATGGAAGGAATG GTTACAGATTTGACCCTGGCGAAAGAGAATCAAACTAGCTTTGAGGATTATTTACATAATAATCGTAATGCAGACCCTGGAATAGACTTGACAGTTACAGTTCTGACTACTGGCTTCTGGCCTAGTTACAAATCTTTTGATCTCAATCTTCCTGCAGAAATG GTTAGGTGCGTTGAAGTTTTCAAAGAATTTTATCAAACTAAAACAAAGCACAGAAAGCTTACATGGATTTACTCCTTGGGTACCTGCAACATAAGTGGGAAATTTGATCCAAAAACTGTGGAGCTTGTTGTCACAACCTACCAG GCTTCGACATTGCTGCTTTTTAATTCCTCAGATCGACTGAGTTATTCTGAGATAATGACTCAgttaaacttattggatgaagaTGTCATTAGACTGCTCCACTCCTTGTCATGTGCAAAGTATAAGATTCTTATCAaggaaccaaacacaaaaaCGATATCACCCACTGATTATTTTGAATTCAATTCGAAGTTTACTGACAAAATGAGGAGGATCAAG ATTCCTCTACCTCCTGTGGATGAGAAGAAAAAAGTAATTGAGGATGTTGACAAGGATAGAAGATATGCTATTGATGCCTCAATTGTGCGCATTATGAAGAGTCGTAAAGTTTTGGGCTACCAACAATTAGTTATGGAGTGCGTTGAGCAGTTGGGTCGCATGTTTAAG CCTGATGTCAAGGCAATTAAAAAGCGGATTGAAGATTTGATTTCCCGAGACTACTTGGAAAGAGACAAAGAAAATCCAAATATGTTCAAGTACTTAGCTTGA
- the LOC101498445 gene encoding sucrose nonfermenting 4-like protein: protein MFTPRMDSARDAGGVAAGTVLIPMRFVWPYGGRSVYLSGSFTRWSELLQMSPVEGCPTVFQVIHSLAPGYHQYKFFVDGEWRHDEHQPYISGEYGIVNTVLLATEPNFVPVLPPDIVAGSNMDVDNEAFRRVVRLSEVMPRISDVDVQTSRQCISAFLSMHTNYELLPESGKVVTLDVDLPVKQAFHILHEQGIPMAPLWDFCKGQFVGVLSVLDFILILRELGNHGSNLTEEELETHTISAWKEGKWTAFSRRFIHAGPYDNLKDTALKILQNGISTVPIIHSSSEDGSFPQLLHLASLSGILKCICRYFRNCSSSLPILQFPICAIPVGTWVPKIGESNRRPLAMLRPNASLTSALSLLIQAQVSSIPIVDDSDSLLDIYCRSDITALAKDRAYTHINLDEMTVHQALQLGQDAFNPYELRSQRCQMCLRTDSLHKVMERLANPGVRRLVIVEAGSKRVEGIISLTDIFKFFLC, encoded by the exons ATGTTCACTCCGAGAATGGATTCTGCAAGGGATGCTGGTGGTGTTGCAGCAGGGACGGTGCTAATTCCCATGCGATTTGTGTGGCCTTATGGTGGAAGAAGTGTGTATCTCAGTGGTTCTTTCACACG GTGGTCTGAGCTTCTGCAAATGTCGCCAGTTGAAGGTTGCCCAACTGTGTTTCAAGTTATCCATAGCTTGGCCCCTGGCTATCATCAG TACAAGTTTTTTGTTGATGGAGAATGGCGGCATGATGAACACCAACCTTATATATCCGGAGAATATGGGATAGTTAACACTGTTTTATTGGCTACTGAGCCTAATTTTGTACCTGTTTTACCTCCCGACATAGTTGCAGGGTCTAACATGGATGTGGACAATGAGGCTTTCCGGCGTGTG GTCCGATTGAGTGAGGTGATGCCGAGAATATCAGATGTTGATGTACAGACCTCGCGTCAATGTATTTCTGCATTCTTGTCTATGCACACAAATTATGAATTACTTCCTGAGTCAGGCAAG GTTGTTACCTTGGATGTGGATCTCCCAGTGAAGCAAGCATTTCACATACTACATGAGCAG GGAATTCCGATGGCTCCTCTTTGGGATTTCTGCAAGGGGCAGTTTGTAGGAGTTCTCAGcgttttggattttattttaattttaagagag CTTGGGAATCATGGGTCCAATCTGACAGAAGAAGAGCTTGAAACACATACCATATCAGCTTGGAAAGAAGGAAAATGGACTGCATTTTCAAGACGTTTCATCCAT GCAGGGCCATATGATAATTTGAAAGATACTGCTCTGAAGATTCTGCAAAATGGAATTTCAACAGTTCCTATTATCCATTCATCTTCTGAGGATGGTTCATTTCCACAACTACTACATCTAGCTTCACTTTCGGGAATCCTAAAGT GCATTTGCAGGTATTTTAGGAATTGTTCTAGTTCATTGCCTATACTTCAATTTCCAATTTGTGCAATTCCTGTGGGCACATGGGTACCCAAAATTGGGGAGTCAAATCGCCGTCCTCTAGCAATGTTGAGACCAAATGCTTCTCTTACTTCAGCCCTAAGCTTATTAATTCAAG CTCAAGTAAGTTCAATACCAATAGTTGATGATAGTGACTCTTTACTGGATATATATTGTCGGAG TGATATAACAGCCTTGGCAAAGGACAGAGCTTATACACACATTAATCTTGATGAAATGACCGTTCATCAG GCATTGCAGTTGGGCCAGGATGCTTTTAATCCTTATGAGTTGAGAAGTCAAAGATGTCAAATGTGTTTGCGAACTGATTCTCTGCATAAAGTGATGGAACGTTTGGCAAACCCAG GTGTCCGGCGGCTTGTTATTGTTGAAGCTGGCAGCAAGCGCGTAGAAGGCATCATATCACTGACCGACATATTTAAGTTTTTCCTTTGTTAG